Proteins co-encoded in one Campylobacter concisus genomic window:
- a CDS encoding ParA family protein, with product MSEIITIANQKGGVGKTTTAVNLAASLAVAEKKVLLIDIDPQANATTGLGFSRSDYEFNIYHVLTDRKKLSQIVLKTEIPTLFLAPSNIGLVGIEQEFNDQNKDYKLILKNKISEVINDYDFIIIDSPPALGSITVNALSASDSVIIPIQCEFYALEGLAQILNTVKIIKKTINPKLNIKGFLPTMFSSQNNLSKETIANLKQHFENKLFKSKDSKEEFVVVPRNVKLAESPSFGKPVILYDIKSPGSIAYQNLAYCILN from the coding sequence ATGAGCGAGATAATAACAATAGCTAATCAAAAAGGCGGCGTTGGCAAGACTACAACAGCCGTAAATTTAGCCGCATCACTGGCGGTTGCTGAGAAAAAGGTATTATTAATAGACATCGATCCACAGGCAAACGCGACGACTGGACTTGGCTTTAGCAGAAGCGACTATGAGTTTAATATCTATCATGTCTTAACAGATAGAAAAAAGCTCTCACAAATCGTACTAAAAACTGAGATCCCGACACTTTTTTTAGCTCCATCAAACATTGGACTTGTCGGCATCGAGCAAGAATTTAACGATCAAAATAAGGACTATAAACTAATCCTTAAAAACAAAATTTCAGAAGTTATAAACGATTATGATTTTATCATCATTGATAGTCCTCCAGCACTTGGCAGTATCACAGTAAATGCCCTTAGCGCAAGCGATAGTGTTATCATCCCGATTCAATGTGAATTTTATGCACTTGAGGGACTAGCGCAGATCCTAAATACAGTTAAGATCATCAAAAAAACGATAAATCCAAAGCTTAACATAAAGGGCTTTTTACCGACTATGTTTAGCTCGCAAAACAATCTCTCAAAAGAGACAATTGCAAATTTAAAACAGCATTTTGAAAATAAACTCTTTAAGAGTAAGGACAGCAAAGAGGAATTTGTGGTCGTTCCAAGAAATGTGAAACTTGCTGAAAGCCCAAGTTTTGGCAAGCCAGTGATACTTTATGATATAAAATCGCCTGGCTCAATTGCATATCAAAATTTGGCATATTGTATTTTAAACTAA